The following coding sequences are from one Pocillopora verrucosa isolate sample1 chromosome 5, ASM3666991v2, whole genome shotgun sequence window:
- the LOC131796280 gene encoding cholinesterase-like: protein MAYSVFILFGTVSILSVASSFSEYAPPPTIVNTTSGPVRGEAIVLNTNKTLVQYLGIPFAKAGRFEAPQSPTPWKDTKNTTSFGQACPQNPSPIVNSTEKETAEDCLNLNVFIPRDKETEKGLKLSVMVWIYGGGFSVGSAAYHVYNGQYLATEGQVIVVTFNYRLGVLGFLSTGSEEIPGNFGLLDQVKALQWVQQNIERFGGNPKNVTIFGHSAGAASVALHMLSPLSYGLYHKVIIQSGSAAATLGANEKKTAKELASALAAYVGCSMSELKKCLLKKEVTEILKAQRNITGDLLSDKPLLLPVVDNHFLHDLPYNLLVNGKLNQTVPAMIGVTRNEGGFFVLPVKGVTPGIPNIDKGINQTAFDNLVRYGQHWTYNQTQKVVESVIFQYTDWVNQTDPLVRFRQKYMDVITDSLFKAPAVRSAHIFVKNKLKDTFFYCFDHVKSKFPTWAGVFHGSDLIYVFGRPFAKYDKSVSEPNQTAEIIFSKKVITFWSNFAKAGKPAPDDKWPAYTLEEEQYISLSPASSIQAKMLPEKMAFWNLLVPSLTEPQPTMVPFIPTSPVTSRPPGQAAAVADKETEYALIGVVVVLGVLLLVLLVVVWRYRRKLGDAISEPGPTTRLI, encoded by the exons ATGGCCTATTCCGTCTTCATTTTGTTTGGAACAGTAAGTATCCTTTCGGTAGCTTCCAGCTTCAGCGAATACGCCCCACCTCCTACGATCGTAAACACAACTTCTGGTCCTGTACGCGGGGAAGCTATTGTCTTGAACACGAACAAGACCCTCGTACAATATCTTGGAATACCGTTTGCAAAAGCAGGAAGATTCGAGGCTCCCCAATCGCCGACCCCGTGGAAAGATACAAAGAACACAACTTCTTTCGGGCAGGCATGTCCTCAAAACCCTTCCCCGATCGTAAACTCGACAGAgaaagaaacagcagaagacTGTCTGAATTTAAATGTCTTTATCCCGCGAGACAAAGAGACAGAGAAGGGTCTTAAATTATCCGTCATGGTGTGGATCTACGGAGGTGGATTTTCCGTAGGAAGTGCTGCATACCATGTCTACAATGGTCAATACCTCGCTACCGAAGGACAAGTGATAGTCGTTACATTCAATTACCGTCTCGGTGTACTAGGGTTTTTGTCCACTGGATCAGAGGAGATCCCCGGTAACTTTGGGCTTTTAGATCAAGTGAAAGCCTTGCAGTGGGTTCAGCAAAACATTGAAAG GTTTGGAGGAAATCCAAAGAATGTAACAATCTTTGGTCATTCTGCAGGAGCAGCAAGTGTTGCCTTACACATGTTATCACCCCTCAGCTATGGGCTCTACCACAAAGTTATTATTCAAAGTGGAAGTGCAGCAGCCACATTGGGggcaaatgaaaaaaagacagCCAAAGAGTTAGCCAG TGCTCTTGCAGCCTATGTTGGATGCAGCATGTCAGAACTAAAGAAATGCTTGTTGAAAAAGGAAGTAACAGAAATCCTGAAAGCTCAGAGGAACATCACTGGGGATCTTTTATCAGATAAACCTTTGCTGTTGCCAGTTGTTGATAATCACTTTCTACATG ATCTTCCATATAACCTCCTTGTCAATGGAAAGTTAAACCAAACTGTACCAGCAATGATAGGTGTTACTCGTAATGAAGGCGGGTTTTTTGTCCTTCCAGTAAAAG gTGTAACGCCTGGAATACCCAATATAGATAAAGGTATCAACCAAACCGCATTTGATAACCTTGTGAGGTATGGTCAGCATTGGACCTACAACCAAACCCAAAAAGTGGTGGAGTCCGTGATTTTTCAGTATACAGACTGGGTCAACCAAACAGACCCTCTTGTAAGGTTTCGTCAAAAATACATGGATGTGATAACTGATTCATTGTTTAAGGCTCCTGCTGTCCGTTCAGCTCATATCTTTGTCAAGAACAAACTCAAAGATACTTTCTTTTACTGCTTTGATCATGTCAAATCTAAGTTTCCAACATGGGCTGGAGTTTTTCATGGAAGTGACCTAATTTACGTGTTTGGACGTCCCTTTGCAAAGTATGACAAGAGTGTCAGTGAACCTAATCAAACAGCAGAGATAATTTTCTCGAAGAAAGTCATCACCTTTTGGAGTAACTTTGCCAAGGCAGG CAAACCAGCACCAGATGACAAATGGCCAGCATACACTCTTGAGGAAGAGCAGTATATCTCTTTGAGTCCGGCCTCTTCCATCCAGGCCAAAATGCTTCCAGAAAAGATGGCATTCTGGAATTTACTGGTTCCTTCTTTGACAGAACCACAACCAACAATGGTTCCTTTTATTCCAACGAGCCCTGTGACGTCACGTCCACCTGGACAGGCAGCTGCAGTAGCTGATAAAG
- the LOC131796284 gene encoding band 4.1-like protein 3 has protein sequence MGRSSTLQCEVQLLDDQSTILDLDKNAKGLVLFDKICEKIEVAEKDYFGLRYIDEKDGQYNWLDPLRPIKKQLKHEPYHFYFAVKFYPPNPTALVEDITRYLMVLQLREDLLKGRIQCSIPIHALLGSFVVQAEVGDYDHDEHGDGAGYLSEFKFCPKQPDEMLQKVHQFHAKHRGMTPEDAELQYLDNARKLPLYGIDLHQAADAEGQPVIIGVSAWGIHIFHNNRLINKFVWPKIVKIAFKKKKFTLTIRAASESDYYAATVLSFKLGSLRATKRLWKVGVEHHSFFRLSQADLPPKDVGFIKLGSKFRYSGRTQHQARHSQEILRNPRDFERVSSKRFSSKVLDGNRRTEDIPEVPLQEEEEKVFDEEKKDDEKPAESTEPGEAPVATVEG, from the exons ATGGGAAGGTCGAGCACGTTGCAATGTGAAGTTCAATTGCTAGATGATCAGAGCACGATTTTGGATCTAGAT aaaaatgcaaAGGGTCTAGTTTTGTTCGACAAGATCTGTGAGAAGATTGAAGTTGCTGAGAAGGACTACTTTGGTTTGCGGTACATTGATGAAAAAGATGGACAG TACAACTGGCTTGATCCACTCAGACCAATTAAGAAACAATTGAAACATG AGCCATACCATTTCTACTTTGCTGTCAAGTTTTATCCACCAAACCCAACTGCCCTTGTGGAAGACATCACCAG GTACTTAATGGTTTTACAACTGAGAGAGGATCTTCTGAAAGGAAG aataCAGTGTTCCATCCCTATTCATGCCCTTCTTGGATCCTTTGTTGTGCAAG CGGAAGTTGGAGACTATGATCATGATGAACATGGTGATGGTGCAGGGTATCTTTCAGAGTTCAAATTCTGCCCAAAACAG CCAGATGAGATGCTGCAGAAAGTACACCAGTTTCACGCTAAACACAG AGGAATGACACCAGAGGATGCAGAATTGCAGTATCTGGATAATGCAAGGAAACTCCCCCTGTATGGAATCGACCTTCATCAGGCTGCA GATGCTGAAGGGCAGCCAGTAATTATTGGAGTGTCAGCTTGGGGCATTCATATCTTCCACAACAACAGACTGATTAACAAGTTTGTTTG gCCAAAGATTGTGAAAATTGCTTTCAAAAAGAAGAAGTTTACCCTAACAATCAGGGCAGCTAGTGAG AGTGATTACTATGCAGCAACAGTGCTGAGTTTTAAACTGGGAAGCTTAAGAGCTACAAAGCGACTTTGGAAGGTTGGAGTTGAGCACCATTCATTCTTCCGGCTGTCACAGGCTGATCTTCCACCTAAAGATGTGGGATTTATCAAGCTAGGCTCCAAGTTCAGATACAG CGGCCGAACCCAGCATCAAGCGCGTCATAGCCAAGAGATCCTCCGCAATCCCCGAGATTTTGAGCGTGTTTCAAGCAAACGCTTTTCATCAAAAGTCCTTGATG GAAATCGCAGGACAGAGGATATTCCAGAAGTACCATtacaagaggaagaagaaaaggtttttgacgaagaaaagaaagatgacgAAAAGCCAGCTGAGAGTACAG AACCAGGTGAAGCTCCTGTGGCAACAGTTGAAGG atga